One Fuerstiella marisgermanici DNA window includes the following coding sequences:
- a CDS encoding acyltransferase yields the protein MLEMISRPARACCRVSNFLASRFRIWRIRIRYPNCRFGRGVTVGVNVQVIATDGGAINIGANVNIKDNCLLIARSGTLNVGDECFIGWGTVICANDSISIGRDCLIAEYVTIRDQNHGSALGEMPFRLQPMVSKQITIESNVWIGAKATVLAGRTIGQNSIVGANSVVTKNVEVGSTVAGVPARALLRKTKR from the coding sequence ATGTTAGAGATGATTTCAAGACCTGCCCGGGCCTGCTGTAGAGTTTCGAATTTTCTTGCAAGCAGATTTCGGATTTGGCGCATACGCATTCGATATCCCAATTGCCGCTTTGGCCGAGGGGTAACTGTTGGGGTAAATGTACAGGTCATTGCCACAGATGGTGGTGCTATCAACATCGGTGCTAACGTCAACATCAAGGACAATTGCCTCCTCATAGCCCGTTCGGGGACATTGAACGTCGGTGACGAGTGTTTCATTGGATGGGGCACTGTGATTTGCGCAAATGACTCTATCAGCATAGGACGTGACTGCTTGATCGCAGAGTATGTGACAATCAGAGATCAAAACCACGGAAGTGCGCTGGGCGAAATGCCTTTTCGGTTGCAACCCATGGTGTCGAAGCAGATCACTATTGAGAGCAACGTTTGGATCGGGGCAAAAGCCACCGTCTTGGCTGGGCGAACTATTGGCCAGAACAGCATTGTCGGTGCAAATTCGGTTGTCACAAAGAATGTAGAGGTGGGCTCCACGGTTGCGGGGGTTCCCGCCAGGGCTCTTCTTAGAAAAACGAAACGATAA
- a CDS encoding sugar 3,4-ketoisomerase gives MPFEDCRLLRFPRIEDRRGNLSFIEGGKHIPFDIKRVYYLYDVPGGAERGGHAHKQLWQVIIAMSGSFDVMLDDGFGQQKFHLNRSYSGLVVGPMMWREIDNFSSGSVCLVLASRHYDEDDYYRDYNEFCKAVSSND, from the coding sequence ATGCCATTTGAAGACTGCCGCCTTCTTCGTTTTCCTCGCATAGAAGACCGTCGGGGAAATCTGTCGTTCATCGAAGGGGGAAAACACATCCCATTCGACATCAAGCGCGTATACTACCTCTACGACGTTCCGGGCGGCGCGGAGAGAGGCGGTCATGCTCATAAACAGCTATGGCAAGTTATCATCGCAATGTCCGGCAGTTTCGACGTGATGCTTGACGATGGATTCGGGCAGCAAAAATTCCACCTTAATCGTTCGTACAGTGGGCTTGTTGTCGGCCCAATGATGTGGCGTGAGATTGATAATTTTTCATCTGGTTCTGTTTGCCTTGTCCTTGCTTCACGGCACTACGATGAAGACGACTACTATCGAGACTACAATGAGTTCTGCAAGGCCGTCTCATCAAATGATTAA
- a CDS encoding FkbM family methyltransferase, with the protein MSIQRIEKAEIGSTRRDQLLRFLGTSLWLPRKLRSFVVRLAAGDEVQIPGFAYELQLFNKTYFGHTSSHVDWHVYFFGTYDPLGTSLLRNLAKTRKPAVALDVGANTGTHTLAMYEYCQEVHCFEPFEPVRMALNRNIEANNLANVCVYAFGLSDQTCSMQFCPGGHGNHGAGRYASSPGDSINLPVHTGDGVVLDLNLERIDLIKVDVEGHEFNVFRGLSESLKRYRPIVQWECNVQDTTLLPCDVWQPYFPDRYETFRISSKHRWNRQSPILRKFDRCSRGNLLSVPLERMSDVTAFLP; encoded by the coding sequence ATGTCAATTCAACGTATCGAAAAGGCTGAAATCGGATCTACCCGGCGCGATCAGCTCTTGCGATTTTTGGGGACATCCCTGTGGCTACCAAGGAAGCTCCGGTCGTTCGTTGTGCGTCTGGCCGCAGGAGACGAAGTGCAGATTCCCGGCTTCGCCTATGAACTGCAACTCTTCAACAAAACCTATTTCGGCCACACAAGCTCCCATGTAGATTGGCATGTTTACTTTTTTGGAACATATGACCCGCTTGGCACGAGTCTTTTAAGAAACTTGGCAAAAACAAGAAAACCGGCTGTCGCGTTAGACGTTGGTGCTAACACTGGAACTCACACGCTTGCGATGTACGAATACTGCCAGGAGGTGCACTGTTTTGAGCCATTCGAGCCGGTAAGAATGGCATTGAACAGGAACATCGAAGCCAACAATCTAGCGAACGTTTGCGTGTACGCGTTCGGCCTCTCCGACCAAACCTGCTCGATGCAATTTTGCCCTGGCGGTCACGGCAATCACGGCGCAGGTCGATATGCGAGTAGCCCCGGTGACTCCATTAATCTTCCTGTTCATACAGGCGACGGTGTCGTGCTGGATCTGAACTTGGAACGAATTGACCTCATTAAAGTCGACGTAGAAGGACACGAGTTTAATGTATTCCGGGGACTCTCCGAATCCCTCAAGCGTTATCGCCCAATCGTACAGTGGGAATGTAATGTTCAGGACACGACACTTCTGCCATGCGACGTCTGGCAGCCCTATTTCCCTGATCGGTATGAGACATTTCGAATCTCGTCGAAACACCGCTGGAATCGTCAGTCGCCCATTCTTCGCAAATTTGACAGGTGCAGTCGAGGTAACTTATTGTCAGTGCCTCTGGAGCGTATGTCTGACGTAACTGCATTTCTGCCATAA
- a CDS encoding formyltransferase family protein has translation MRICIAGKNQIACNVLRHLIDSGYTNKQLSVIPNRDDVGKHTWQPSIAFVAERHNVPVWSLEQAEDSHDLMFVSVEFDRILRPSRFKTTQLYNIHFSLLPAYRGVATSVLPILHGANTTGVSIHQIDHGVDTGDVIYQKAVEILPNWSSRDLYFQLMETGEELLTSKIQDLIDGSFTPTPQQVTGASYFSRRDVDFGTPPIVTNGTAWQASCSLRAFMFHEYQYPELDVGQVMGASISTSISTSVSSRCATERTGAWTAVLHTRDRSVDLILSPFNSLYQWCRTTEDKPEHLDSHPMLNSIVNRADRNGWTPLMVACYHGNSEAIETLLEWGADVNQSNLRGTTPLMYAKDCPSRNAQAIVRQVLDAGADVTVRDAYGKTVIDYAFENNQQAFLRQI, from the coding sequence ATGAGGATCTGTATTGCTGGGAAAAACCAAATCGCGTGCAACGTACTTCGCCACCTCATAGACTCGGGCTATACAAACAAGCAGCTGAGCGTCATTCCCAATCGGGATGATGTTGGAAAGCACACTTGGCAACCTTCGATCGCTTTCGTTGCAGAACGGCACAATGTTCCAGTTTGGTCACTGGAGCAAGCAGAAGACTCCCACGACCTAATGTTCGTCTCAGTCGAATTTGACCGAATTCTCCGGCCCTCCCGCTTCAAGACAACACAACTCTACAATATCCACTTCTCTCTATTGCCTGCATATCGGGGAGTCGCGACGTCAGTCCTGCCAATTCTTCACGGAGCGAACACGACTGGCGTTTCGATTCATCAGATTGATCATGGAGTTGACACAGGCGACGTGATCTATCAGAAGGCCGTGGAAATTTTACCAAATTGGAGTTCACGCGACCTGTATTTTCAACTTATGGAAACAGGTGAAGAGCTGCTTACGTCCAAGATTCAGGACCTAATCGATGGAAGCTTCACGCCAACGCCTCAACAAGTCACTGGCGCATCCTACTTTTCGCGACGCGACGTCGATTTTGGCACCCCTCCCATAGTTACGAACGGAACCGCCTGGCAAGCGAGTTGCTCTCTCCGAGCATTCATGTTTCACGAGTATCAATACCCCGAACTGGACGTTGGCCAAGTGATGGGAGCATCAATTTCAACATCAATTTCAACATCAGTTTCGTCACGATGTGCTACAGAACGTACCGGCGCCTGGACTGCCGTACTTCACACTCGAGACCGCAGTGTCGACCTGATTCTGTCGCCATTCAACTCCCTATACCAGTGGTGCCGGACAACAGAAGACAAGCCAGAGCATCTAGATTCCCACCCCATGCTAAATTCGATAGTGAATCGGGCAGACCGAAATGGCTGGACTCCGTTAATGGTCGCCTGCTATCACGGCAACAGTGAAGCCATTGAAACCCTGTTAGAGTGGGGCGCCGATGTGAATCAATCGAACTTGAGAGGAACCACACCGCTAATGTACGCTAAGGATTGCCCCTCAAGGAATGCACAGGCCATAGTGCGCCAAGTCTTAGATGCTGGAGCAGATGTTACAGTGCGGGACGCATACGGAAAAACTGTGATTGACTATGCATTTGAGAACAACCAACAAGCTTTTCTTCGTCAAATTTAA
- a CDS encoding FkbM family methyltransferase — MARNSADRLLRQFLLKAIGPIRRLGIPIPAKISKHLQFRGVVDVSVGSGASFKMQSHGHAIENRMYWYGKRGHEPETFLPWLEASKTAEVVLDIGANTGLYSLGAAATNRTSRVLAFEPVPRVAELTRHNARLNPSSNIEVFELAVSDENGTAILHDPGGDQPASASLRGDFLDCKQTEIKVRCVRIDDFLSEVNLSRVDLIKLDVEGIEELALRGMRTTLQTHMPTLFIEVLDARPELMAELNGLLNMGYQVGDLCSDGVIPYDLSDKKGVERNLLFAKDLSRFQ, encoded by the coding sequence ATGGCTCGAAATTCAGCAGATCGCCTTCTTCGTCAATTTTTGTTAAAAGCGATTGGCCCCATACGACGCTTAGGCATCCCAATACCAGCAAAAATTTCAAAGCATCTTCAATTTCGCGGTGTTGTCGACGTTTCTGTGGGAAGCGGCGCCAGCTTTAAAATGCAGTCTCACGGTCACGCGATCGAAAATCGAATGTACTGGTATGGCAAGCGTGGCCACGAGCCTGAGACTTTTCTGCCATGGTTAGAGGCTTCAAAGACTGCGGAAGTTGTCCTTGATATCGGTGCCAACACAGGTTTGTATTCCCTCGGAGCTGCGGCAACGAATCGGACCAGCAGGGTGCTTGCTTTCGAGCCCGTTCCAAGAGTTGCAGAATTAACCCGCCATAATGCGCGACTTAATCCGTCATCCAACATTGAAGTTTTTGAACTGGCCGTGTCTGACGAAAATGGAACAGCGATACTGCACGACCCGGGTGGAGACCAGCCTGCAAGCGCAAGTCTTAGGGGGGATTTTCTGGACTGCAAACAAACCGAAATTAAGGTTCGTTGTGTGCGAATTGATGATTTCTTGAGTGAGGTGAATCTATCTCGTGTGGACTTAATCAAACTTGATGTTGAAGGCATTGAGGAATTGGCACTGCGGGGAATGCGAACAACCCTTCAAACACATATGCCCACCCTGTTTATCGAAGTGCTTGACGCACGACCAGAGTTGATGGCGGAACTCAATGGGCTTCTGAACATGGGCTACCAGGTAGGCGACCTCTGCAGTGACGGCGTGATTCCTTATGACTTGTCAGATAAAAAGGGAGTAGAACGCAATCTGCTATTTGCCAAGGACCTCAGCCGGTTTCAGTAG
- a CDS encoding sulfotransferase domain-containing protein has protein sequence MTTNFFIIGGPKCGTTAWVEYLGSHPDIAFPSSKEPHFFATDINGTKIADSPEKYESLFHHVTTESTIGDGSVMHLYSNDAIGNIFKYNPDARILILLREQLAYLRSYHNQALYTGYEDVTSIEEAWSLTPERLKGNNIPPLCTDVKMLNYPALAEFVPQVKRVLDTFPPEQICVRWLDEWAKRPRRFYTELMEFLQIKDDGRMDFPKIHGAHAHRSQLLGKITGKPPAIVAVAAKIIRRILGVRRLNLGSKLRKLNTKDVNIPETSDQFSAMIRQRYREDRAQITQLLRAYKVPWIHRSTVQTDF, from the coding sequence ATGACAACAAACTTCTTTATAATCGGTGGCCCCAAATGTGGAACGACAGCCTGGGTGGAATATCTAGGCAGCCATCCTGACATTGCGTTTCCTTCATCGAAAGAACCTCATTTTTTTGCCACAGACATCAATGGCACAAAGATTGCCGACTCACCTGAAAAGTACGAATCGCTGTTCCATCACGTAACAACCGAATCGACGATTGGAGATGGCTCTGTGATGCACTTGTACTCGAACGATGCCATAGGCAATATTTTCAAATACAACCCCGACGCGCGCATCCTCATTCTGCTGCGGGAACAGCTTGCCTACCTTCGATCCTATCACAACCAAGCACTATACACCGGGTACGAGGATGTCACTTCCATCGAAGAGGCGTGGTCCTTAACCCCTGAGCGCCTAAAGGGAAACAACATCCCTCCCCTTTGCACCGATGTAAAAATGCTGAACTATCCCGCGCTTGCTGAGTTTGTCCCTCAAGTGAAACGTGTTTTAGACACATTTCCGCCAGAACAAATCTGCGTTCGCTGGCTGGACGAATGGGCCAAGCGTCCGAGGCGCTTCTACACCGAATTGATGGAGTTCTTGCAGATCAAAGACGACGGAAGAATGGACTTTCCGAAAATCCATGGCGCTCACGCTCACAGAAGTCAGCTTCTGGGAAAGATCACGGGAAAGCCGCCCGCCATCGTTGCTGTGGCTGCAAAAATCATCCGGCGAATTTTGGGAGTTCGAAGATTGAATCTGGGATCAAAACTCAGAAAACTGAACACCAAAGACGTAAACATACCGGAAACCAGTGATCAGTTCTCCGCTATGATTCGCCAAAGGTACCGTGAAGACCGAGCCCAGATTACCCAACTGCTTAGAGCTTACAAGGTGCCATGGATTCATCGATCGACCGTACAGACTGACTTCTGA
- a CDS encoding glycosyltransferase family 2 protein — MPKALPLVTHFIPSFNHAGYIEKAVESVLSQTYPNTELIVIDDGSIDDSAKVLAQFKDAPRVTVVLNQENRGQSAVFNQAISMAKGEFIAYLPSDDWHLPRKTQIQVERFLQLPDSVGVVYGRGARFFEDTGETRDVNLPLHRGHVLRQLIRYGNFVYPASPMFRKACFDKVKLDESYRAEGEAIYLKLAMHFEFDYVDEVVAVMRDHSYNTGKDVRMMYQDNLRYWEAFFSRPDLSHDLRKLAPKRLGSLHRTKGLQLLKKLGDAPAARSALWKAIKTYPLYVTDYRVVGGLAVSILPSAMRTRLLGR, encoded by the coding sequence ATGCCTAAAGCGTTACCCCTTGTAACCCATTTCATACCATCGTTTAACCATGCTGGATATATCGAGAAAGCAGTGGAAAGCGTTCTTTCTCAGACCTATCCGAACACAGAACTAATCGTCATCGACGACGGATCTATAGATGACTCTGCGAAAGTGTTGGCACAATTCAAAGATGCCCCACGCGTAACCGTAGTCTTGAACCAAGAAAATCGTGGCCAAAGTGCTGTGTTTAATCAGGCGATAAGCATGGCCAAGGGGGAGTTCATTGCGTACTTACCGTCCGACGATTGGCACTTGCCGCGTAAGACACAAATTCAGGTCGAACGTTTCCTACAGCTGCCCGATTCTGTAGGCGTGGTTTACGGCCGCGGCGCAAGGTTTTTTGAAGACACTGGCGAAACAAGAGACGTGAACCTTCCGCTACACAGAGGGCACGTATTGCGACAACTGATCCGTTACGGAAATTTTGTCTACCCCGCCAGCCCTATGTTCCGGAAGGCCTGTTTTGACAAAGTGAAACTTGATGAGTCTTACCGCGCTGAAGGTGAGGCTATCTACTTGAAGTTGGCAATGCACTTCGAATTCGATTACGTCGATGAAGTGGTCGCAGTTATGCGTGACCATAGCTACAACACGGGCAAAGACGTCCGTATGATGTACCAAGACAATCTTCGCTACTGGGAAGCTTTTTTTTCCCGCCCTGACCTGTCACACGATCTTCGAAAACTCGCCCCAAAGCGACTGGGCAGCCTGCACAGAACCAAGGGGCTTCAACTCCTGAAGAAACTAGGTGATGCCCCAGCCGCGCGTTCCGCACTTTGGAAGGCCATAAAGACCTATCCACTTTACGTCACAGACTATCGAGTTGTGGGCGGCCTGGCGGTCAGCATTTTACCATCCGCCATGAGAACACGGTTACTGGGACGCTAA
- a CDS encoding DegT/DnrJ/EryC1/StrS family aminotransferase, with protein sequence MSSARPSHQMINVPFLELLPAYLELKEEIDDAVSRSFATGWYIGGKDVELFERNYAEYCSAKHCIGVGNGLDALAIALTAFGVGPGDEVIVPSHTFIATWLAVSMTGASIVPVEPDEGTMNVTPHGIASAITAKTKAIVPVHLYGLPCDITAIKDIADAHEIPVIEDAAQAHGATLEGNRVGSFGTTCCWSFYPGKNLGAFGDGGAITTDDDAIAEKARMIANYGSRKKYVHEVIGVNSRLDPVQAAILNVRLAVLDKWNERRQSIADRYRLAFRNAEFEMQSIPTECRSSNHLFVIRHNDRQGWANDLAAVGIGTQIHYPIACRDQGGYIDSNLPLTPIASKLAAEVISLPIGPHMSPEQVDAVVHSVVALENVD encoded by the coding sequence ATGAGTTCTGCAAGGCCGTCTCATCAAATGATTAATGTCCCGTTCCTAGAGCTTCTTCCAGCCTATTTAGAGCTGAAGGAAGAGATTGACGATGCTGTCTCTCGTTCTTTTGCAACCGGTTGGTACATCGGCGGGAAAGACGTCGAGTTATTCGAGCGAAACTACGCGGAATATTGCAGTGCGAAACATTGCATTGGCGTAGGCAATGGACTTGACGCCTTGGCGATCGCTTTGACAGCTTTCGGCGTAGGGCCAGGCGACGAGGTCATTGTTCCGTCCCACACATTTATCGCGACATGGCTTGCTGTCAGCATGACTGGAGCATCCATCGTACCTGTTGAGCCAGACGAAGGCACAATGAATGTGACGCCGCACGGTATCGCAAGTGCAATTACAGCCAAGACAAAGGCCATCGTTCCAGTTCATCTGTATGGATTGCCATGCGATATCACAGCCATCAAGGATATTGCAGACGCTCACGAGATCCCGGTGATCGAAGATGCAGCTCAGGCTCACGGTGCTACCCTAGAAGGAAATCGAGTTGGCAGCTTCGGAACCACTTGTTGTTGGAGTTTCTACCCGGGCAAGAATCTAGGAGCGTTTGGGGATGGAGGAGCAATCACTACGGATGATGACGCAATTGCAGAAAAGGCAAGAATGATCGCCAACTATGGTTCAAGGAAGAAGTACGTCCACGAAGTGATTGGCGTCAATAGCCGCCTTGATCCGGTTCAGGCGGCTATTCTAAACGTCAGGCTGGCTGTCCTTGACAAGTGGAATGAACGCCGGCAGTCGATTGCAGATCGGTACCGACTGGCATTTCGTAATGCAGAATTTGAAATGCAATCGATTCCGACGGAATGTCGCAGTTCAAATCACCTGTTTGTCATTAGACATAACGATCGACAGGGCTGGGCAAACGATCTTGCTGCAGTGGGGATAGGAACCCAGATTCACTACCCAATCGCCTGTCGAGACCAGGGTGGATATATCGACTCTAACCTGCCTTTAACTCCAATCGCATCAAAACTTGCCGCTGAAGTCATAAGCCTGCCAATCGGTCCCCACATGTCACCGGAGCAGGTGGATGCAGTGGTCCATTCTGTCGTCGCTTTAGAGAACGTGGATTAG
- a CDS encoding acyltransferase, translated as MVNQNTIITAMQQVTIGADCMLAPGVYILDVDHKFESRERPIRDQGYRTSAAKIGDDVWLGAVVFILKGVTTGNGAIIAANSVVIQDVPPFTIFGGSPARKLRDRN; from the coding sequence GTGGTTAACCAAAACACCATTATTACCGCAATGCAGCAGGTAACAATAGGCGCCGACTGCATGCTTGCGCCAGGTGTTTATATCCTGGATGTTGACCACAAATTTGAAAGTCGCGAGAGACCTATCAGAGACCAAGGTTACCGGACTAGTGCCGCGAAGATCGGCGATGATGTTTGGCTTGGAGCAGTAGTATTTATCCTAAAGGGAGTTACAACCGGAAACGGCGCTATTATCGCCGCGAACAGCGTTGTAATCCAGGACGTGCCGCCATTCACAATTTTTGGCGGAAGCCCGGCGCGTAAGTTACGGGACCGAAATTGA
- a CDS encoding glycosyltransferase, translating to MTTPRILYIASSGIRDPLIVSQVIRYLKGLRKWIGACHLLTLERSSFAVGEEQQIREQLAERDICWSPLPSFSGKRSINLWREIYAGYRQAIALVRQHDLNIIHARSFIPGNIALRVARKTGAKFLYDMRGFWAEEKFAKGTIRWRWMQRQAQRMEDRIFHTADALVSLTDAGKQHLQNRGIQTPIEVIPCCTDTDLFAWDGRPKNGLKRMISVGSLGPGYLPSAVFGVYAAAQKLVPDVKLQLLTRTERSKVDAFARAAGCDPDGIQVTACSPEEVPGFLAQADVGLCMIEPSFAKTASSPTKLAEYFSCGLPAIGNCKDIGDMSEILLENRTGVDVAPLSDKGYSTAVANMLTLLEDESLSSRCCELAKKRFSLEYGVAAYARVYEQLHS from the coding sequence GTGACAACTCCTCGCATCCTTTACATTGCGTCTTCCGGGATCCGGGATCCGTTAATCGTCTCCCAGGTGATTCGCTATCTTAAGGGCCTTCGGAAGTGGATTGGCGCCTGCCATCTGCTGACACTTGAACGCAGTTCTTTCGCTGTTGGAGAGGAACAGCAGATTCGGGAGCAGTTGGCGGAACGGGATATTTGCTGGTCGCCGTTGCCATCATTTTCGGGCAAACGTTCCATCAATCTGTGGCGGGAAATTTATGCCGGCTACCGGCAGGCGATCGCCCTGGTGCGTCAGCACGACCTGAACATCATTCATGCAAGAAGCTTTATCCCCGGCAATATCGCTTTGCGGGTCGCCCGGAAAACGGGCGCAAAATTCCTGTATGACATGCGAGGCTTTTGGGCGGAAGAAAAGTTCGCCAAGGGAACGATTCGCTGGAGATGGATGCAGCGACAGGCTCAGCGAATGGAAGACCGCATTTTTCATACGGCCGATGCACTGGTCTCGCTGACTGATGCAGGAAAGCAGCATCTTCAAAACCGAGGAATTCAAACTCCGATCGAAGTGATTCCGTGCTGTACGGATACCGACTTATTTGCCTGGGATGGCCGCCCCAAAAATGGGCTCAAGAGAATGATTTCGGTCGGGTCACTTGGCCCAGGCTATCTTCCCTCAGCTGTCTTCGGCGTTTATGCCGCAGCACAAAAGTTGGTTCCTGACGTCAAACTACAACTCTTGACTCGCACGGAACGAAGCAAGGTGGATGCTTTCGCCAGGGCGGCAGGTTGCGATCCGGATGGCATTCAGGTGACTGCCTGCAGCCCAGAAGAAGTGCCCGGTTTTTTGGCTCAGGCAGACGTTGGTCTATGCATGATTGAACCAAGCTTTGCAAAAACAGCATCTAGCCCCACGAAACTTGCCGAGTATTTTTCGTGCGGTCTGCCTGCGATCGGTAACTGCAAAGACATTGGCGACATGAGCGAAATTCTGCTTGAAAATCGCACGGGAGTTGATGTTGCTCCACTAAGCGACAAGGGATACTCAACCGCTGTCGCAAACATGCTGACTCTGCTAGAGGACGAGTCGCTGTCGAGCCGTTGCTGCGAACTGGCAAAGAAACGCTTCTCACTGGAGTACGGCGTTGCAGCATATGCTCGCGTATACGAACAGCTCCACTCATAA
- a CDS encoding lipopolysaccharide biosynthesis protein has protein sequence MNNSSLLALAAISRQLCSAVALWTLTSCLGASRYGAWVAILAFCTSAANLGGGGFNVYLIQQGTRSHIRDHKIGRVFFATTLLSVIATVLLVPLIVMLCAEESEPLSYIWITVIAVATVLNICIRTGLQCAEAFRDYAIASFADRAIFSIFCIVLAVRCPEVSYAQLCAAHLVALMAPAIWAYCRLASDKLTLDLRDFRLTDCASIATPNTLAVGANYALSPAFFILAMASAGATPSMLGHVGLAFRLSGLLQQPLSWVAPTVFPALGRVRETEGYHGIRRVVTTIVIPIAWIAALAYIAICGLLFFTPVIPFIFTDAFDGSRLWLVILLAAIGGEVMNTILVKALWSLDQNVEILRCCLAACLPVLLVFLNTSDPYWRGIGFVLGIWCRTVCQCWYLGIKDKSAWGILVASMGMSMIIPCLLLFESSLAAHQLGFGILASVAAVFTAMMRGRITKAWRVEN, from the coding sequence TTGAATAACAGTTCCCTACTCGCGTTAGCAGCAATATCCAGACAGCTGTGCTCTGCCGTTGCGTTGTGGACGCTAACGTCCTGCCTTGGTGCCAGCCGCTATGGCGCTTGGGTTGCCATCCTCGCGTTTTGCACCAGCGCTGCAAATCTGGGTGGTGGCGGCTTCAACGTCTATCTGATTCAGCAGGGAACCCGATCACACATTCGCGATCATAAAATTGGTCGTGTGTTTTTCGCAACGACCTTGCTATCAGTCATCGCAACGGTACTTCTCGTCCCCCTAATCGTCATGCTATGTGCGGAAGAATCGGAGCCACTTTCCTATATCTGGATCACCGTTATTGCGGTTGCGACAGTGTTGAACATTTGCATTCGCACAGGACTGCAATGTGCTGAAGCATTTAGAGACTACGCAATCGCAAGCTTTGCGGACCGAGCAATTTTTTCGATTTTCTGTATTGTTCTCGCGGTGCGTTGCCCAGAGGTGTCATACGCACAACTATGTGCGGCCCATCTTGTCGCATTGATGGCACCTGCCATTTGGGCTTACTGCCGACTTGCCTCCGACAAGCTGACACTCGATCTGCGCGATTTTCGATTGACAGATTGTGCGTCCATCGCAACTCCGAACACTTTGGCCGTTGGGGCAAACTACGCTTTAAGCCCAGCCTTCTTTATTCTTGCGATGGCTTCAGCAGGCGCCACGCCAAGCATGCTAGGCCACGTTGGGCTGGCGTTCCGCTTGTCGGGCCTCCTCCAGCAACCGTTGAGCTGGGTTGCACCAACTGTTTTTCCGGCCCTTGGCAGAGTGCGCGAAACTGAAGGCTATCATGGCATTCGTCGCGTTGTTACAACTATCGTCATTCCAATCGCATGGATCGCTGCCCTCGCCTACATAGCGATATGTGGACTGCTCTTCTTTACGCCAGTGATTCCATTTATTTTCACAGATGCGTTTGATGGGTCACGACTGTGGCTGGTGATCTTACTTGCGGCGATCGGTGGTGAAGTAATGAACACCATTCTTGTCAAAGCATTGTGGTCACTGGACCAAAACGTTGAGATCCTGCGATGCTGCTTGGCCGCATGTTTGCCAGTACTGCTGGTATTCCTGAACACGTCGGATCCGTATTGGCGCGGCATTGGGTTCGTCCTGGGTATCTGGTGCCGAACAGTCTGTCAATGCTGGTACCTGGGCATTAAAGATAAGTCAGCATGGGGAATCCTGGTAGCATCGATGGGAATGAGCATGATCATTCCGTGCCTGCTCTTGTTTGAATCAAGCTTGGCAGCACACCAGCTTGGCTTTGGCATATTGGCATCTGTTGCGGCTGTGTTTACGGCAATGATGAGGGGACGAATCACCAAAGCATGGCGAGTCGAGAATTAA